Proteins encoded in a region of the Quercus lobata isolate SW786 chromosome 8, ValleyOak3.0 Primary Assembly, whole genome shotgun sequence genome:
- the LOC115958226 gene encoding transcription factor bHLH117: protein MDRNLESSASDEVNFDAMFSGVSLQSFLTLNTTHTMPSSATTTSTYPCQDFPALNLNRSASASASAAHLGESSSLNYAGSDSEFKLPKTEPFYYPSDGFLETESTQPFNFLSIPIPNHSVLTNSTSSSSSPFHHLPDLHSLELTRAQQVQVQLCRPLLPELPSKRVRVESATTRSQETLDSIVQSCRVMPQSKLARRRRQKLSEKTQSLQRLMPWDTKMDMATMMDEAHKYITFLQAQLKALQTMPPSSSSTSSSSSSSANYEFGGLERLTRNQVLRVLLNSRVAQTVLYSKGCCVVSVEQLDLLQKLIFQQRQQQQLVLAPSSSRLFFNH, encoded by the coding sequence ATGGATAGGAATTTGGAGAGCTCTGCCTCTGATGAGGTTAACTTCGACGCCATGTTCTCCGGAGTGAGCCTTCAGTCTTTTCTCACTCTGAATACTACTCACACAATGCCCTCATCAGCTACCACCACGTCCACGTATCCCTGCCAGGACTTTCCGGCTCTCAATCTCAACCGCTCCGCATCCGCCTCCGCCTCCGCCGCCCACCTCGGAGAAAGCTCTTCTCTCAACTACGCTGGCTCGGACTCGGAGTTCAAGCTTCCCAAAACCGAACCGTTTTATTATCCATCGGACGGGTTCCTCGAAACTGAGTCTACTCAGCCATTTAACTTCTTATCCATCCCAATCCCAAACCACTCCGTTCTCACCAACTCCACgtcatcatcttcttcacctttccacCACTTGCCAGACCTACACTCCCTCGAACTCACCCGAGCTCAACAGGTCCAAGTCCAACTTTGTCGTCCTCTTCTTCCTGAGTTGCCATCGAAACGAGTCCGAGTTGAGTCGGCGACTACTCGCAGCCAGGAAACCCTAGACTCAATCGTGCAGAGCTGCAGGGTGATGCCACAGAGCAAGCTGGCAAGGAGGCGTCGTCAGAAGCTGAGCGAGAAGACGCAGAGCTTGCAGAGGCTAATGCCATGGGACACGAAGATGGACATGGCGACTATGATGGACGAGGCCCATAAGTACATCACGTTCCTTCAGGCCCAACTCAAGGCCCTTCAGACCATGCCTCCTTCCTCCTCTTCTACTTCCTCATCCTCTTCCTCTTCGGCCAATTACGAGTTTGGTGGGCTGGAGAGGCTGACCCGAAACCAGGTCCTCCGGGTCCTACTCAACTCGCGTGTTGCTCAGACTGTGCTCTACTCCAAAGGCTGTTGCGTTGTCTCTGTCGAGCAGTTGGATTTGCTCCAAAAGCTGATTTTCCAGCAGCGGCAACAACAGCAACTGGTGCTTGCTCCATCTTCGTCCAGGCTCTTCTTCAATCACTGA